The Triticum aestivum cultivar Chinese Spring chromosome 3A, IWGSC CS RefSeq v2.1, whole genome shotgun sequence genome includes a region encoding these proteins:
- the LOC123057860 gene encoding 9-beta-pimara-7,15-diene oxidase, which translates to MELTTATLLLISLPLILLSSLLLGRKSKAARPPGPWSLPFIGSLHHLLTPLPHVALRDLAKKHGPVMYLRLGQVDAVVISSPAAAQEVLRDKDLSFASRPSILASEICLYGNLDVAFAPYGAYWRTMRRLCTTELLSARKVRQFAPVRGGEIMRLVETVRSAGRGGEPVNLGGLVMACTNTVTAKVAFGEGCAGELQAQFLSAIEVILRSSGGLCVGDLFPSLSFVDVVSGMKRRLWRARRQLDTVLDKIIAECEERREQNKTGDDEDLLRVLLRVRDEGQLEVPMGTTNIKAVIADMFAGGTETTASTTEWVMSELIRNPSAMAKAQKEVRCAFNHKNPEDHEAHMEELCYTKMVVKEAMRLHPVVPLLLPRVCRETCDVRGLRVEEGTRVFVNAWAMARSPEYWQDAEEFRPERFEDNAADYKGTQLEYLPFGSGRRMCPGNIFALALVELVVARLLYYFDWSLPAGMQPDELDMDIVVGLTAKRSNQLLLVVSPYNVPIHKEIDECKAH; encoded by the exons ATGGAGCTAACCACAGCCACCCTCCTGCTCATCTCATTGCCTTTGATCCTTTTGTCGTCCTTATTACTTGGCCGCAAATCCAAAGCAGCAAGGCCTCCTGGTCCATGGAGCCTCCCGTTCATCGGAAGCCTACACCACCTCCTCACGCCACTGCCGCACGTCGCTCTCCGTGACCTGGCCAAGAAGCACGGCCCGGTGATGTACCTCAGGCTGGGCCAGGTGGACGCCGTCGTCATCTCCTCGCCGGCGGCTGCGCAGGAGGTCCTCCGGGACAAGGACCTCAGCTTCGCGTCGCGGCCCAGCATCCTGGCCTCGGAGATCTGCCTTTACGGGAACCTCGACGTCGCCTTCGCGCCCTACGGCGCGTACTGGCGGACCATGCGCAGGCTCTGCACGACGGAGCTCCTCAGCGCGCGCAAGGTCCGGCAGTTCGCGCCGGTCCGGGGCGGCGAGATCATGCGCCTCGTCGAGACGGTCCGCTCAGCCGGCCGAGGTGGTGAACCCGTGAATCTCGGCGGCCTCGTGATGGCGTGCACGAACACGGTCACGGCGAAGGTGGCGTTCGGCGAGGGGTGCGCAGGGGAGCTGCAGGCGCAGTTCCTTTCGGCGATCGAGGTGATTCTCAGGAGCAGCGGGGGCCTCTGCGTCGGGGACCTCTTCCCGTCTCTGTCGTTCGTCGACGTCGTCAGTGGGATGAAGCGCCGGCTCTGGCGAGCACGCCGGCAGCTTGACACGGTCCTTGACAAGATCATCGCGGAGTGCGAGGAGCGGCGAGAGCAGAACAAGACCGGAGACGACGAGGACCTCCTGAGAGTCTTGCTTCGGGTCAGGGACGAGGGGCAGCTCGAGGTCCCCATGGGCACCACTAACATCAAGGCAGTCATAGCG GATATGTTCGCTGGAGGGACGGAGACGACTGCATCAACCACCGAGTGGGTCATGTCGGAGCTCATAAGGAACCCAAGCGCAATGGCCAAGGCGCAGAAGGAGGTGCGGTGTGCATTCAACCACAAGAACCCAGAAGACCATGAGGCTCACATGGAAGAGCTATGCTACACAAAGATGGTAGTTAAGGAGGCCATGAGGCTTCACCCGGTGGTTCCGCTCTTGCTCCCCCGTGTCTGCAGGGAGACCTGCGACGTCCGCGGGCTCAGGGTCGAGGAGGGCACTCGCGTCTTCGTGAACGCATGGGCGATGGCGAGGAGCCCTGAGTACTGGCAGGATGCAGAGGAGTTCAGGCCAGAGAGGTTCGAGGACAACGCGGCGGACTACAAAGGCACGCAGCTAGAGTACCTGCCATTTGGAAGTGGAAGGAGGATGTGTCCTGGGAACATCTTTGCATTGGCCTTGGTAGAACTCGTCGTGGCACGACTTCTGTACTATTTCGACTGGAGCCTCCCTGCCGGAATGCAGCCGGATGAGCTGGACATGGACATCGTTGTAGGCTTGACGGCAAAGAGAAGCAACCAGCTGCTCCTGGTGGTGTCACCATATAATGTGCCGATCCACAAGGAGATTGATGAATGCAAAGCTCACTGA
- the LOC123060235 gene encoding uncharacterized protein: MAAACAAARMFAYNATLCACDPGYYLSPNGTACVSLPASGDGNTFADWQVGAVGAGSRNQTLYFLAPVLSLDAVRRLTQSQAVLLFTALVTLLSWLAFCAAARLAGRDPSGNKKLFRARFWISRLDCIFDTQHWAADQQVLKKRKTELGGMCSVAALILFIGLVTVLLYQAINRRNIEVHRVKPANAPDLLAFVNDIEFHITTISSMSCSQVTPPSMIAMGTPGFMDFRVLPLSTLLTYSCQNTSQGPSITLKCSGCRMPPRDHYVSWQFVDLPRRPAIAVGFQFNLTTKQTGDDEHVSFVSGTINSDNYGDEKLKTFRGRDSNVLKIQLFPQIYNKLNNLKLLQPLLQDFTPGSTFSDVSSLNASLQNPTDGVLNTTLYISYLSDYIVEISNESVIGPVSIIASIGGLYAFSIAIFLCLMAQCEARIKKLRNEDTRMLKILSKRRAQQNWDKVRKFVMYTWGPSNLDPSDRSGKYPEASMMDSLHESFHKKRKPTRRATSIATRTMRDHPDVGAIDIERAG, encoded by the exons atggcggcggcgtgCGCGGCGGCGCGGATGTTCGCCTACAACGCGACGCTGTGCGCGTGCGACCCGGGGTACTACCTGTCGCCCAACGGCACGGCCTGCGTGTCCCTCCCGGCGTCCGGGGACGGCAACACCTTCGCCGACTGGCAGGTCGGGGCCGTCGGGGCCGGGTCCCGCAACCAGACGCTCTACTTCCTGGCCCCGGTCCTCTCCCtcgacgccgtccgccgcctcaCCCAGTCCCAGGCCGTGCTCCTCTTCACCGCGCTCGTCACCCTCCTCTCCTGGCTCGCCTTCTGCGCCGCCGCCAGGCTCGCCGGCCGCGACCCCTCCGGCAACAAGAAGCTCTTCCGCGCCCGcttctggatcagccgcctcgactGCATCTTCGACACCCAGCACTGGGCG GCTGACCAGCAAGTGCTCAAGAAGAGGAAGACAGAGCTGGGTGGGATGTGCTCGGTTGCTGCCCTCATACTCTTCATTGGATTAGTCACTGT GCTGCTGTACCAAGCCATCAATAGGCGCAACATCGAAGTGCATCGAGTCAAGCCGGCCAACGCTCCTGATCTCTTGGCTTTCGTCAACGACATCGAGTTCCACATCACCACCATCTCGAGCATGTCCTGCTCCCAAGTGACCCCGCCTTCGATGATCGCGATGGGGACGCCCGGGTTCATGGACTTCAGGGTGTTGCCTCTCTCGACGCTCTTGACCTACAGTTGCCAGAACACGAGCCAGGGGCCGTCTATCACGCTCAAGTGCAGCGGCTGCAGAATGCCTCCAAGGGACCACTACGTGTCCTGGCAGTTTGTTGACCTGCCGAGGCGACCGGCGATAGCTGTTGGCTTCCAGTTCAACCTGACTACCAAGCAAACCGGGGACGATGAGCACGTGAGCTTTGTCAGTGGGACCATAAACTCTGACAACTATGGCGACGAGAAGCTCAAGACATTCAGAGGGAGAGACTCCAACGTGCTCAAGATTCAGCTGTTTCCCCAGATATACAACAAACTTAACAACTTGAAGCTCTTGCAGCCGCTGCTTCAGGACTTCACTCCAGGGTCTACCTTTTCGGATGTCAGCAGCTTGAATGCTTCCCTGCAGAACCCTACAGATGGAGTATTAAATACTACGCTCTACATAAGTTATCTTTCAGATTACATCGTGGAGATTAGTAACGAAAGTGTCATAGGCCCAG TCAGTATAATTGCGAGTATTGGTGGCCTTTATGCCTTCAGTATAGCGATATTTCTCTGCCTCATGGCTCAA TGTGAAGCTAGGATAAAGAAGCTCCGTAATGAGGATACAAGAATGCTGAAAATTCTGAGCAAACGGCGAGCTCAACAGAATTGGGATAAG GTGAGAAAGTTTGTGATGTATACCTGGGGCCCTAGCAACTTGGATCCAAGTGACAGAAGTGGCAAGTACCCTGAAGCTTCAATGATGGATTCTCTCCATGAATCCTTCCACAAGAAAAGAAAACCGACTAGACGAGCTACCTCGATTGCTACCAGAACGATGAGAGATCATCCTGATGTG GGAGCAATTGACATCGAAAGAGCTGGGTAA